A stretch of the Geovibrio thiophilus genome encodes the following:
- the thiC gene encoding phosphomethylpyrimidine synthase ThiC — protein sequence MTQLEAARKGIITPEMKKIAADEFMDAEKLMSLIADGKAVIPKNKNRDFAHVMGIGRGLRTKVNANIGTSGDRPFIDCELDKLKAALDAGTDSVMDLSTGGDLEAVRRAILEASPVMVGAVPLYAVAAELAMADKNTEMMDPEVLLRSIEKQCEQGIDYITVHCGVTKESVARMDRTDRVCGIVSRGGSITANWIRRNGKENPLYEYYEDLLDIAYKYDVTLSLGDGFRPGAIADASDRAQIDELIILGELAKRAKERNVQVIIEGPGHVPLNQIEANMTLQKTLCDGAPFYILGPLPTDIAPGYDHITAAIGGAIAGAAGADFLCYVTPAEHLCLPDENDVREGVIASRIAGHIADIAKGYPGAMERNILMSKYRKELNWEGMFALAIDPVKAREKFERNRDVDSCSMCGKLCAVKIDKKLPTI from the coding sequence ATGACTCAGCTTGAAGCAGCCCGCAAGGGCATCATTACCCCCGAAATGAAAAAAATAGCCGCAGACGAATTCATGGACGCCGAAAAGCTCATGAGCCTCATTGCGGACGGAAAAGCAGTTATTCCCAAAAATAAAAACAGAGATTTCGCACATGTTATGGGCATAGGGCGTGGTCTGCGCACCAAGGTAAACGCCAACATCGGCACATCCGGCGACCGCCCGTTCATAGACTGCGAGCTGGACAAGCTCAAGGCAGCTCTTGACGCAGGCACGGACAGCGTAATGGATCTCTCCACAGGCGGCGACCTTGAGGCTGTACGCAGGGCGATACTTGAGGCTTCCCCCGTTATGGTGGGCGCTGTTCCGCTTTATGCCGTTGCCGCCGAGCTTGCCATGGCTGACAAAAACACAGAGATGATGGATCCCGAAGTTCTGCTGCGCAGCATAGAAAAGCAGTGCGAGCAGGGGATAGACTACATCACTGTGCACTGCGGCGTTACCAAGGAATCAGTCGCCAGAATGGACAGAACCGACAGAGTATGCGGAATCGTCAGCAGGGGCGGCTCAATCACCGCCAACTGGATACGCAGAAACGGTAAAGAAAACCCGCTTTACGAATATTATGAAGATCTTCTGGATATAGCCTATAAGTATGACGTAACACTGAGTCTTGGTGACGGCTTCCGTCCGGGAGCAATTGCGGATGCCAGCGACAGAGCCCAGATAGACGAGCTTATCATTCTCGGTGAGCTTGCCAAAAGGGCAAAGGAGCGCAATGTTCAGGTTATCATCGAGGGTCCCGGGCATGTGCCCCTTAACCAGATTGAGGCTAACATGACATTGCAGAAAACCCTCTGCGACGGCGCTCCTTTTTATATTCTCGGTCCTCTGCCCACGGACATAGCCCCGGGCTATGACCACATAACCGCAGCCATAGGCGGAGCCATAGCGGGCGCAGCGGGGGCGGATTTCCTCTGCTATGTGACCCCCGCCGAGCACCTCTGCCTGCCGGATGAAAACGATGTGCGTGAGGGAGTTATAGCTTCCCGCATAGCCGGACACATAGCGGACATAGCAAAAGGCTACCCGGGAGCGATGGAACGTAATATACTTATGAGTAAGTACAGAAAAGAGCTTAACTGGGAGGGGATGTTTGCCCTTGCCATTGATCCGGTTAAGGCGAGAGAAAAATTTGAAAGGAACAGGGACGTTGATTCCTGCTCCATGTGCGGGAAATTATGCGCAGTGAAGATAGACAAAAAGCTGCCGACTATTTAA
- the thiE gene encoding thiamine phosphate synthase — protein sequence MRSEDRQKAADYLRLYLVFEEDMLLMPLDEFIPAVIEGGVTAIQLRNKGADLRRTLISGHRIMELIEGRDILFVVNDRIDVALTLGAEAVHLGIKDIPLETAVSTWAEMVYGYSCNSLLDLETAVNGGASYIGVGPAFNTDTKKDLRPVIGPEGIRLITERSPLPAIAIGGIKASNIKSLKGMGLSGVAVSSALCASGDPYCDAKLMRELAEEL from the coding sequence ATGCGCAGTGAAGATAGACAAAAAGCTGCCGACTATTTAAGGCTTTACCTCGTTTTTGAGGAAGATATGCTCCTGATGCCGCTGGATGAGTTCATTCCGGCGGTGATTGAGGGCGGCGTAACGGCAATCCAGCTCCGCAACAAGGGGGCTGATCTCCGCCGGACGCTGATTAGCGGACACAGGATTATGGAGCTCATAGAGGGCAGAGATATTCTGTTTGTGGTGAATGACCGCATAGATGTCGCGCTGACTCTGGGCGCTGAGGCTGTGCATCTGGGGATAAAGGACATTCCCCTTGAAACGGCGGTAAGCACATGGGCTGAGATGGTTTACGGCTATTCCTGCAACTCGCTTTTGGATCTGGAAACGGCGGTGAACGGCGGTGCATCATATATCGGTGTGGGTCCGGCGTTTAACACTGATACTAAAAAAGATCTCCGTCCGGTTATCGGACCGGAGGGGATAAGACTTATAACGGAAAGAAGCCCGCTGCCCGCCATAGCCATAGGCGGCATAAAGGCTTCAAACATAAAAAGTCTCAAAGGCATGGGGCTCTCCGGCGTGGCGGTTTCTTCCGCCCTTTGCGCCTCGGGTGACCCTTACTGCGATGCCAAACTTATGCGTGAGCTTGCGGAGGAGCTTTGA
- the thiL gene encoding thiamine-phosphate kinase, whose protein sequence is MKEFAFIKSLKNLSSADGLHGIGDDAVLTDGLLIAKDIVAEGVHFTKYAPLQNIIFRLFTANVSDIAAMGGQAEKALLGVALPSTLNKEKLTEAVRYACSYYDIKLIGGDTTSSISHFFASLTIIGSPSENILTRNGAKEGDEVYLSRPVGGAAAMLARELAGERVYEHYLYKAETELGEYLGGFGVNSCIDISDGLGRDASHIAEASGVRIELDSRLIPEYGISDAVSSGEEFALLFTVPKSRAKEMEELIHRDLKRPVYRIGKVKKGAGVFMDGEDISEKGWEHG, encoded by the coding sequence TTGAAGGAATTTGCCTTTATCAAAAGCCTGAAAAACCTGAGCTCTGCGGACGGTCTCCATGGAATAGGCGATGACGCCGTGCTTACGGATGGTCTGCTGATCGCTAAGGATATTGTCGCTGAAGGTGTTCACTTTACTAAATACGCACCGTTACAGAATATAATTTTCAGGCTGTTCACAGCAAACGTAAGCGATATAGCGGCGATGGGCGGACAGGCGGAGAAGGCTCTTCTCGGTGTCGCCCTGCCCTCTACCCTGAATAAAGAGAAGCTCACTGAGGCAGTACGCTACGCATGTTCATACTATGACATAAAACTCATCGGCGGGGACACCACGTCTTCAATATCTCACTTTTTCGCATCCCTCACCATAATCGGCTCTCCTTCGGAGAATATCCTCACCAGAAACGGGGCGAAGGAGGGGGATGAGGTGTATCTCTCCAGACCGGTGGGCGGAGCTGCGGCTATGCTTGCCCGTGAGCTTGCGGGGGAGAGGGTTTACGAACACTATCTTTATAAAGCGGAAACGGAGCTTGGGGAGTATCTCGGCGGATTCGGCGTTAATTCCTGCATAGATATAAGCGACGGTCTGGGACGGGACGCTTCTCACATAGCCGAAGCAAGCGGAGTGCGCATTGAGCTTGATTCAAGACTTATTCCCGAATACGGAATCTCTGATGCCGTCAGCTCCGGTGAGGAATTTGCCCTCCTGTTCACCGTGCCCAAAAGCCGTGCCAAGGAGATGGAGGAACTCATCCACCGTGACCTCAAACGCCCTGTTTACCGCATAGGCAAGGTGAAAAAAGGGGCAGGCGTGTTCATGGACGGCGAGGATATTTCAGAAAAAGGGTGGGAGCATGGGTAG
- a CDS encoding AAA family ATPase: MIQNLKLNNVGPASEMAMDFGKRLNLITGDNGLGKSFLLDIVWWSLTRKWASEINPKLTTGNKARPSSKGEAKISFSFAAKSKKKLSYESIFHREEQSWLGTRGRPANPGLVLYAMSDGSFAVWDPHRNYWITRGGVDIQERVPAYVFSPKEVWDGLQDDRGNWLCNGLIRDWAGWQKEKGKSFKHLKQVLSVLSSSDNEKLEPGELARISLDDVRDIPTIRMPYQKDVPVVHASSGIRRIIALAYFLVWAWEEHGKAAKQLGKQSTAQITFLVDEIESHLHPSWQRRIIPALLSVMKELTKSPEVQLITATHSPLIMASVEPLFDENQDAWFDLDFENEKVVLRKREYEKRGNIANWLTSEAFDLPSDRGAVEYERLVNEASELLKQVPPSEQQIESMNDKLVKALNPKDDFLFRWRAICYKKGLLK, translated from the coding sequence ATGATCCAGAATCTCAAACTAAATAATGTTGGGCCAGCATCAGAAATGGCGATGGATTTTGGTAAAAGACTGAATCTGATTACTGGTGATAACGGATTAGGTAAAAGCTTTTTGCTTGATATAGTTTGGTGGTCACTTACACGTAAGTGGGCATCTGAAATTAATCCAAAACTGACCACAGGAAATAAAGCACGCCCCAGTTCCAAAGGTGAAGCGAAAATCAGTTTTTCGTTTGCTGCAAAAAGTAAAAAAAAACTTAGTTACGAAAGCATATTTCACAGAGAGGAGCAATCGTGGCTCGGAACACGTGGACGACCTGCTAATCCGGGTTTAGTTCTTTATGCCATGTCTGATGGAAGCTTTGCGGTTTGGGATCCCCATAGAAACTACTGGATTACCCGCGGTGGTGTGGATATTCAGGAACGTGTTCCTGCTTATGTATTCAGCCCCAAAGAAGTTTGGGACGGCTTGCAGGACGATCGAGGTAATTGGCTTTGTAACGGATTGATACGTGACTGGGCAGGTTGGCAAAAAGAAAAAGGTAAATCTTTTAAGCACCTCAAACAGGTCTTAAGTGTCCTGTCTTCTTCCGATAATGAAAAGCTTGAACCCGGTGAATTGGCAAGAATAAGTCTTGATGATGTTCGTGATATTCCTACTATTCGTATGCCTTATCAAAAAGATGTGCCGGTTGTACATGCTTCGTCGGGGATCAGGCGAATCATTGCTCTGGCGTATTTTCTTGTCTGGGCATGGGAAGAACACGGAAAAGCTGCTAAACAGTTGGGTAAACAGTCTACTGCACAAATTACATTTCTTGTAGATGAGATTGAATCACATCTGCACCCAAGCTGGCAGAGAAGGATTATTCCTGCGCTGCTTTCTGTTATGAAGGAATTAACAAAAAGTCCTGAGGTGCAGTTAATCACTGCAACACATTCTCCTCTGATAATGGCTTCTGTTGAACCCTTGTTCGATGAAAATCAAGATGCCTGGTTTGATTTGGATTTTGAAAATGAAAAGGTTGTTTTACGTAAACGCGAGTATGAAAAACGTGGCAATATTGCAAACTGGTTAACTAGTGAGGCGTTTGATCTCCCCAGTGACAGGGGTGCAGTCGAGTATGAGCGTCTTGTTAATGAGGCATCGGAGCTTTTGAAACAAGTGCCACCATCAGAACAGCAAATAGAATCTATGAATGATAAACTGGTAAAGGCTTTGAACCCTAAGGATGATTTTTTATTCCGCTGGCGGGCTATCTGCTATAAGAAAGGATTGCTTAAATGA
- a CDS encoding ribonuclease J, which translates to MRASVAVLGGVGEIGMNMYVYETEDTAVIIDCGVMFADYTYPGVDYIIPDFTYIREIEHKLKAVLVSHGHEDHIGALPYFLSEFNVPVYGGKLSLGILAAKLGSKKEKLNLISVEARETVKIDGFSVTFLPVTHSIGDTFGIYLKHGSFSALHCSDFKIDYTPVSGEPFNEDDFAPLAEGGLTCLLLDSTNSQNEGFTNSESSIKAELKDIMRSSPGRVFFTTFSSNLDRLRQVIEAAEELGRKVVLEGTSIERNVDIAKKIGRLEIPPKAVVQLSTGKKMPDNKIVYIITGCQGETQSTLYRIASRERKDLKVEPGDTFIISSRVIPGNEKNLNRLINLIYENGGEVIDVAARKIHVSGHASRGELTKMMNLTKPSYLIPVHGEEMHLAHMRKTAMKTGLFERESVLPVKDGMKAVFEGGKLVAVDDIPHGAVYIDLRGRTVIDEELLKDRKSLCRDGAVSVAVLYSPLYEALETPPVVRVKGFRIDDRTTFELRKYLSDNMASLIEEAGGDYTLLEDFIEKLVRRFFRKSMDRRPAVSVAVVEV; encoded by the coding sequence ATGAGGGCATCAGTTGCCGTACTCGGCGGAGTAGGCGAAATCGGCATGAATATGTATGTTTATGAGACCGAAGACACTGCGGTGATAATCGACTGCGGCGTAATGTTCGCGGACTACACCTATCCGGGCGTGGATTACATAATTCCCGACTTTACATATATTCGTGAAATAGAGCATAAGCTTAAGGCGGTTCTCGTTTCCCACGGGCATGAGGATCATATAGGCGCACTGCCCTATTTCCTCAGCGAGTTTAATGTTCCCGTCTACGGCGGAAAGCTTTCTCTGGGAATACTCGCAGCCAAGCTCGGCTCCAAAAAAGAGAAGCTGAACCTGATCTCCGTTGAGGCGAGAGAAACGGTAAAAATAGACGGCTTCTCCGTAACATTTCTTCCGGTGACTCATTCCATAGGCGATACTTTCGGCATTTATCTCAAGCACGGCTCATTCTCAGCGCTTCACTGCTCGGATTTTAAGATAGACTACACTCCCGTTTCAGGAGAACCCTTCAACGAGGATGACTTCGCTCCGCTCGCAGAAGGCGGGCTTACATGTCTTCTGCTGGATTCCACCAACTCCCAGAATGAGGGTTTCACCAACTCCGAATCATCCATAAAGGCGGAGCTTAAAGACATAATGCGCAGCTCACCCGGGCGGGTGTTTTTTACCACGTTCTCCTCCAATCTGGACAGGCTCAGGCAGGTGATAGAAGCCGCCGAGGAGCTTGGGCGCAAAGTGGTTCTGGAAGGAACCTCCATAGAGCGTAATGTGGATATAGCCAAGAAAATAGGGCGTCTGGAGATACCTCCGAAGGCGGTTGTTCAGCTCTCCACCGGAAAAAAAATGCCGGACAACAAGATTGTATACATCATCACCGGATGTCAGGGAGAGACGCAGAGCACCCTCTACCGCATAGCCTCACGGGAGCGCAAGGATCTGAAAGTAGAGCCCGGGGACACCTTCATAATATCATCAAGGGTTATCCCGGGAAATGAGAAGAACCTCAACAGGCTTATAAACCTGATCTATGAAAACGGCGGCGAGGTGATAGATGTAGCCGCACGCAAAATACATGTCTCCGGTCATGCTTCCAGAGGGGAGCTGACAAAAATGATGAACCTTACTAAGCCTTCGTACCTCATACCCGTACACGGTGAGGAGATGCACCTTGCTCACATGCGTAAAACGGCGATGAAGACGGGGCTCTTTGAGCGTGAAAGCGTTCTGCCAGTTAAGGACGGCATGAAAGCGGTTTTTGAGGGCGGAAAGCTGGTAGCCGTTGACGATATACCCCACGGAGCTGTATATATTGACCTGCGGGGCAGAACCGTCATAGACGAAGAACTGCTGAAGGATCGTAAAAGCCTTTGCAGAGACGGCGCGGTGTCTGTCGCGGTGCTTTACAGCCCGCTTTACGAAGCGCTTGAGACGCCCCCCGTGGTCAGGGTGAAGGGCTTCCGGATTGACGATCGCACAACATTTGAGCTCAGGAAGTACCTGAGCGATAACATGGCAAGCCTCATAGAGGAAGCGGGCGGGGATTACACCCTGCTTGAGGATTTTATTGAAAAACTCGTCAGACGTTTTTTCAGAAAAAGTATGGACAGAAGACCTGCCGTTTCGGTCGCTGTCGTGGAGGTATAA
- a CDS encoding undecaprenyl-diphosphate phosphatase — MTTGMAVLLGLIQGFTEFLPVSSSGHLVLAQSLMGGFSQPGLLFDTLLHLATLFAVLLFFRERVKNLMLAFFGIFFQQYRIVYYQNKNFLWGIIIASIPTAVIGLSLEKSAEHFFTTPSFVGYFLILTSLLLVFSDKMKPRGELTLPQSFIIGIVQGIAVIPGISRSGSTVAAGLFLGVKREDMAEFSFLMSVPAIFGAALLQVRHLETLPTDQLPAYGAGMLAAFISGLFAISFMVYFIKKANLKIFALYCLVLGITAIIWM; from the coding sequence ATGACAACGGGTATGGCTGTTCTGCTCGGGCTTATTCAGGGATTCACCGAGTTCCTTCCTGTGAGCAGTTCGGGGCACCTTGTGCTTGCCCAGTCCCTTATGGGCGGTTTCTCCCAGCCGGGGCTTCTTTTTGATACACTGCTGCATCTGGCGACTCTTTTCGCTGTTCTCCTTTTTTTCAGGGAGAGGGTGAAGAATCTCATGCTCGCCTTTTTCGGCATATTTTTTCAGCAGTACAGGATAGTCTACTACCAGAACAAGAACTTTCTCTGGGGTATAATTATAGCCAGTATACCGACGGCGGTGATAGGTCTTTCTCTTGAAAAATCAGCGGAGCATTTCTTCACAACGCCCTCATTTGTGGGCTATTTTCTGATTCTGACTTCTCTGCTGCTCGTTTTTTCGGATAAGATGAAGCCGAGGGGCGAGCTCACTCTGCCCCAGTCTTTTATAATAGGCATAGTGCAGGGAATAGCCGTTATACCGGGCATATCCCGCTCCGGTTCCACAGTCGCCGCAGGTCTTTTTCTCGGCGTAAAAAGGGAGGACATGGCGGAATTTTCGTTCCTGATGTCCGTTCCGGCGATATTCGGCGCGGCACTTCTTCAGGTGCGCCATTTGGAAACCCTGCCCACCGATCAGCTTCCCGCTTACGGCGCCGGAATGCTGGCGGCTTTCATAAGCGGGCTTTTCGCCATAAGCTTTATGGTGTATTTTATAAAGAAGGCGAACCTTAAGATATTCGCCCTTTACTGCCTTGTGCTGGGGATAACAGCTATAATATGGATGTAG
- a CDS encoding FtsK/SpoIIIE family DNA translocase, with the protein MDVENKKSLPLDIIFILSVAALIFLTLSIYSYSSSDPSFSHIIFSDYELRVNNLFGKTGAYFADLTGTFFGWAALCIPVFFTGTVYRLYLLRSGREEGRFGAVYSFMAMTVFVFLLSVMSGFFGGHDFFFDSQYTGGISGKASSDILVSFLGRAGGMIVTFFLLVISFMLFFAVTLSDMKQAFLRVKTGVKDGTGGRSFRGMFINAGRTVEAAETESAGGGIYTEPDEGYVPVTKPLSDDYFEPVQPEILPEPMEEDEEVFEVPKPQANGIDIKPKETVEQTSVKYDVPLSLLDKPSGKIKGESDEELKHKASILEQKLKDFGVLGKVREIRPGPVVTLFEFEPAPGIKINKIANLSDDLALAMSALSVRIIAPIPGKSVVGIELPNENRESVVLSELLTSLRFAESQSPLTFAMGKDASGKPYISDLTKMPHLLIAGTTGSGKSVSVNAMICSVLYKSSPRMVKFVMIDPKMVELSIYEGIPHLAAPVVVDVRKAATVLKNVVQEMESRYSLLAESKVRNIDSYNQKSETDGHPKMPYLIVVVDEFADLMMVAGKEVEQSIIRIAQMARAVGIHLILATQRPSVNVITGIIKANMPARLSFKVSSKIDSRTVIDSNGAELLLGKGDSLFIPPGTSETVRVHGCFVSDDEVGRITEHLKTLGEPEYNMDLVKDEDAGLDEIDESEIDDKYFEALELVRQKGFASISMIQRYLRIGYNRAARIVEIMEQKGIVAPSDGTSKPREVLKRD; encoded by the coding sequence ATGGATGTAGAAAACAAAAAAAGCCTGCCGCTCGACATAATTTTTATTCTGAGTGTCGCCGCGCTGATTTTTCTGACGCTGTCCATATATTCCTATTCTTCGTCCGATCCCTCGTTTTCTCACATAATTTTCAGTGACTACGAGCTCAGGGTGAATAACCTTTTCGGCAAAACCGGAGCCTATTTTGCAGATCTCACCGGAACCTTCTTCGGGTGGGCTGCTTTGTGCATTCCCGTATTTTTCACAGGCACGGTCTACAGGCTTTATCTGCTCAGAAGCGGCAGGGAGGAAGGACGCTTCGGCGCTGTGTACTCCTTTATGGCAATGACTGTTTTCGTGTTCCTGCTGTCTGTAATGTCGGGCTTTTTCGGCGGACATGATTTCTTCTTTGATTCGCAGTACACTGGCGGCATCTCCGGCAAGGCGTCTTCGGATATTCTGGTCTCTTTCTTAGGCAGGGCAGGAGGGATGATTGTAACCTTCTTTCTGCTCGTTATTTCCTTCATGCTGTTTTTCGCCGTGACTCTGAGTGATATGAAGCAGGCTTTTTTACGGGTCAAAACCGGAGTTAAGGACGGAACCGGAGGTAGGAGCTTCAGGGGCATGTTCATAAACGCCGGACGCACTGTGGAAGCGGCGGAGACCGAGAGCGCGGGCGGCGGAATATATACTGAGCCGGATGAGGGTTATGTGCCTGTGACCAAGCCGCTGAGTGATGATTATTTTGAGCCGGTGCAGCCGGAAATACTTCCGGAACCGATGGAAGAAGATGAAGAAGTTTTTGAGGTTCCCAAGCCTCAGGCAAACGGTATAGATATTAAGCCCAAGGAAACGGTGGAGCAGACATCTGTTAAGTATGATGTTCCGCTGAGCCTCCTTGATAAGCCTTCGGGCAAGATAAAGGGTGAGAGCGACGAGGAGCTTAAACATAAAGCATCTATCCTTGAGCAGAAGCTTAAGGATTTCGGCGTTCTGGGAAAAGTGCGTGAAATACGCCCGGGACCGGTTGTCACTCTGTTTGAGTTTGAACCCGCTCCCGGAATCAAGATAAATAAGATAGCAAATCTGTCAGATGACTTGGCTCTCGCCATGAGCGCCCTCAGCGTGAGGATAATAGCCCCCATCCCCGGAAAGTCCGTGGTGGGAATAGAGCTTCCCAACGAAAACAGGGAGTCTGTGGTTCTCAGTGAGCTGCTGACTTCACTGAGATTCGCAGAGAGCCAGTCGCCGCTGACATTCGCCATGGGTAAGGACGCTTCCGGCAAGCCGTACATCTCTGATCTTACCAAAATGCCCCACCTGCTCATAGCGGGCACAACGGGCAGCGGTAAGTCCGTCTCAGTGAATGCGATGATCTGCTCTGTTCTGTATAAATCCTCTCCACGGATGGTGAAGTTTGTAATGATCGACCCGAAAATGGTGGAACTCAGCATATACGAAGGAATTCCGCATCTTGCTGCCCCTGTTGTCGTGGATGTGCGCAAGGCGGCTACTGTGCTTAAGAATGTCGTTCAGGAGATGGAATCCCGCTACAGCTTACTTGCCGAATCAAAAGTGAGGAACATCGATTCCTACAACCAGAAGTCCGAAACGGACGGGCACCCTAAAATGCCTTATCTTATCGTGGTTGTGGACGAGTTTGCGGATCTTATGATGGTTGCGGGCAAAGAGGTGGAGCAGTCGATCATCCGCATAGCCCAGATGGCGCGCGCAGTGGGCATACACCTTATTCTCGCCACCCAGAGACCGTCTGTAAACGTCATCACGGGGATTATCAAGGCGAACATGCCGGCAAGGCTCTCGTTCAAGGTTTCTTCAAAGATTGACTCCCGAACCGTCATAGACTCCAACGGCGCTGAGCTCCTCCTCGGTAAGGGCGACAGCCTTTTCATACCCCCGGGCACGAGCGAGACTGTGCGTGTCCACGGCTGCTTCGTGAGCGATGATGAGGTGGGCAGAATAACAGAACACCTCAAAACGCTCGGTGAACCGGAGTACAATATGGATCTGGTTAAGGATGAGGACGCCGGACTTGATGAGATAGACGAATCCGAAATAGACGACAAATATTTCGAGGCGCTTGAACTGGTCAGACAAAAAGGCTTCGCCTCAATATCAATGATACAGCGTTACCTGCGCATCGGTTACAACCGTGCCGCCCGCATAGTGGAAATAATGGAACAGAAGGGCATAGTCGCCCCGTCCGACGGCACCTCCAAACCCAGAGAAGTGCTCAAAAGAGATTAA